Genomic segment of Oncorhynchus keta strain PuntledgeMale-10-30-2019 chromosome 5, Oket_V2, whole genome shotgun sequence:
GAGTTGCAGCATAGAATCATTCACTAATGGGATTTATTTTTGCAGTTCAACTTTGTTAAATTATAAAACATTGTACTTTGTATGAACAGAATGCATTTGTATGATCATAATCTTTTGATAATGTTTTAAATGTCAttttaatgtgtgtgtttttttaaatgtacctcCTACACCTGCCTAATGTATATTTCTAGGAAAAAGTATTTGCTACTCCAGATTGTGGCATTGCCTGTACTGTCTGATTTATTGGGCAAGATCTTTGTGAGATTGAGATTCACACTGTATTCAGATCTTTGTTATTTATGTCTCCCAATGTGGGAATTAACCACTTCTTGATGATAGGTATTTTATCATGCTCAAAACGACATTATACTTTCTAAAAACAAATACACGTTTAGTTAGTATAATACATTTGGAAAAATAAacctaaatatatattttacatatctCGTTCATGTGTTAAGCCGCTCTGCGGAACTATATAATATGGTGCAGTTGATAGTCTACCAATTAAGTCGACGCACTACGCGACCGGAAGTTGGTTAAACGGTTTATGTCTAGATGTTAACAACAGCGTCTTGAAATTCGCTATAAAAACACTcgtttaaaaaataaagtaaGGGAACATGTCCGATAACGAAGGAGAGTAAGTATATAGAATATTGTTATCTacatttaatttttaaaaatgtatttataagtACGATGTATGTCGCATGTCTTTTTAGACTCAAAGTAGGGACCTTTCATGTTCTCTGATTTTATGTTAACGTGGTGACCTCTTAATTTTTCTCCCAGCGAGAACATGAATCATGTTAACCAATCTATCTGGTTAAATTCGCTCACGTTGCCTCAACTCTCCACGTTTTCGTGTATTATTCTTTACTCTTATTACCTCTGCAGTTTTGATGATGGAGACTTTGATGACGCTGAAGAGGATGAGGGATTGGATGACCTGGAAAACGTTGAAGATGTGAGTTTACTACCTATTTGTTCTTCCTAGTTAGCAAGGTATTAACTCTTAAAGTTAATATTAAGTGTCATTGTATCTGGACAGATTTAAAGTGTTTTAGTAATCTCTTGTGATCTGTCATATTCATCTGATGCTTTTTATTTCACTAAAGTCAATCCAATACTGCCTGTCACCTATTCAATGTTCAACAATTTCATAAATTCAAACTCAATTTATAAAAATTCTCCCAACCTCTTCCTCTTTGCGCTCTGTCTGTTTCTTGTTGTCCTGACCTGTTACGAGGAGGACCAAGAGAATGTGAAGATCCTGCCTGCAGGGGAGGGGTCGCAGGCTAACCAGAAGAGGATCACAACCCAATACATGACCAAATATGAAAGGGCCAGGGTGCTGGGGACACGCGCCCTCCAGATAGCGTGAGTACACCTCAGCAGTGTTGCAATACGCTAGGAAAGTGAAACCTCCGCTTCTTTCTAGAAATGTCTTTCTGCCCTTGACTCCCTGTGAATACGGTCTATTAAAAAGAGCCCGTGTCAAGCCTCTTAGCTGAGAGCTAGTAACCATCTATGGGTTTCTCAAATGAACATTTTGGAAGTTAATTAAAATACGATATGGAGATGACCTTTCTCTCTTACATGGCTGTAATGCATATGTATGATTCCACCCATGTCTTGCCTTTACTCAAGACAGTCATTTGTCTAAAGGTGAATATCAATATTGAAACAGAGAAACTAGGACTCAACTAGCTAAAAAAAAAACTACCATTATACACATGACAACTGACTGCATTCTAaatgataaataataataatatatgccaattAGCAGACGCTTAATGATCAAATACGAACATAAAGCTAGCTGTTTTGGTACAGAATTACAACAAAACTTTCCAAAACCAACGTGAATCACAACTTTGAAGGAGCTTGGTGCCTACAGCATGGCTGACAAGATGTACAACAAAGGGAAAAAATGACAGCAGTGGACACGGAAGATAAATCTCCTCCTACGTGGATGCCATGTTCCCAGCATATTACAACAGATGTTTATTTTTGCCACTACTACAGGTACCGCTCACCTTGTGCTCTTGCCATATTCTCTACCTCTTGTGTCAACTGCAGGTTTAGTTGGTGACCGGTAATCTGCTGAGTATGTGGAGGAATGTATAGTCTGTCTCTGTCATGTTGTCACTATTCATAACTTTCTCTGTGATATAGGATGTGTGCCCCAGTCATGGTGgagctggagggagagacagaccctCTGCAAATTGCCATGAAAGAGCTGAAGTAAGCTATGCTTAATCTAGTTTTTTTTTTCTAGCTCATGATGGAAGGAGTCTATACAGTTTGATACTTAGAGTGCCTGTTACTCTTCAGtatatgattgtgtgtgtgaccGTTACAGGTGCAGGAAGATCCCCATCATCATCCGGCGGTACCTTCCTGATGGCAGTTATGAGGATTGGGGCTGTGATGAGCTCATCATCACAGACTGAGCCAGACCAAACCGGACTGCCAGAGGCAGGGCCAGACCACCTCGCAACCCACTAGGCTGGTGTGAGTGCAaacttttgttccataaagcaTTAACACaccttatttaactagtcagGGTCTATTTAAGACTATGATTCATTGATTAGTCAAATCTTGTGTGTTACTGCTTGACTGGAACAAATGCCTACATACATACTGGTCCTTTGCTATAACCTCACCTGCACTGGGCCAACCAGCTCTACAGGCAACCTGCAGAGTGAAGTCTTCAATTAAGACTTTTTACATTTTAGGCCTGTGACCCCTCCCACTGTATCTCCATTTATTTTGAAAGCATTGAAGCATGTACACTCTATGAAGTGAAGGTAGGGCTTCTAAAAGCTATGTGCTGTTATTACAGCTGTTATTCATAAGGGAGAATTGTGACTCATGTCTACATTTACATTGTGTCaggaaaaaaatgtaattgtgATTATGAATAGTTTTATGACTGGGAAGAGCAGTTGTTGTGAAAGAGCTCTTTGTTTTATTGTTGTGATTAAATTGTTTTGTAAGAAAGtactttttgtatttttcttaCCAACACAATTGACTTATTGCATGCAGGTCTCTGACTGTTTTTATAAGGTTTAAAGCAAAAAAAAGTGTTTGGAATTTTTTTCATGCAATGTTAATTGCAAAACATCTAATTAAATATCTGCTACAGATGGTGCAACTCACACATTAATTTGAGTGAATAGCTTGCTGAAACAATTTCAACTATGCTCTGagcaaaatgtatttaaataatCCTCCCAAGAACTGAGATTTCTAAGAGATCTGTGTTGATATCTCAGAAATATGACATATGTTTTTCTTGGAGGCTGGCTGAAGTACTGAGTCACACTGACATGACCCAAACACAATTATAGACTGAATGATTGTGTGTTGTcttttactctgtactgtacaAAGCTCTTGCACCTAAATCTTCTGAATTGTACAGATAAAACACCTATCCAACCCAACACCCCAAATCGCATGTTTTCACAACAGTCAGTGTTCTTTCTCCAGTTTGAGTTCCACAGTCAAACAACTCTTTTATATTATCCTGAAAGTTGTACCCATACCTCCCAATGATGGACAGATACTGAAACTGACATGGCTCTCACCCTCTTACTTGTTCTATctgcacacactcaaacacacaagcAATCAGTTCATTGTTTTAGTGGAAATGGTTTGTTACTGAGGTAACGATCCCTACCCAAGTTTGGGAGAGGGACCCTCGCCCATTTAGCAGATTTTGGTGTAAAGGGGCCATGACACCCCAGTTTAGTTTTACTCTAGTCCTTATAGTGGGCTGACATTCTCCTATAGGCCGAAGGAGTAGAAAGAAAGCTGTTGGAAAGAGGATGAGGGATATTCCCAGGTCAAGCAGGAAGAAAATGGATCTTTGCCTTGGTCAACCAGGGCCGTGCAGTTTCTGGCCTGTGACGCTTTTTATAGGAAACCATTTCATTTTAGCCTTGTTCAACCATCCACATTTAATTTCTTAACTATATTTAGCGTGATTTAAGAGGTCCACAATGGGGAATGGCATTGGCggtatctttttttttttgcttgtCTTTTTGGGTCTCAGTGAATTTGGAAGACTCCCTGCCTGAGGATGGCACAGCATATGGGACACAAGATCTTCACATGACCATTTCCTCAACCACAGAAAAGGGTGCATCGCTAGGGTAGATCCACTCTGATGGCGTACGTGCATAATGTCTGGCCTGGGCCTACACTTACCTAACACCCTCCGGTGTTCTCTTGTCCCCCCATTCACCTCTGTTTGGAAACTTCTGTCCATTTTTATACCCATTCTATGAAACGACAACATTTGAATATCCTGCagcctccctcttttcctccacCATACAAGCATTTTGCccacatctctatctctctccagtTTTGGAATGTTTTAATCCCATTACAGTCCCAACCTGAGCAGGCAGGGGAGTTTGGGGATGGGTGGGGGTGCAGAGACTGTGCAGCCAGTATGAGAGTCCCTTTGTATCCCAGCGAGCTACAGGCCAGGCAGTTCTGGGTATGGCTCCCTCATTGCCCCGTTTCCCTCCACTCACTGCTTCCTCTCAATGGCTCTCTTTGTCTTACCAAAGTATCACACAGCCGATTAAATAGAGGGAATTAGAGTCAGGCTTAACCCacaacacacaatcacacacacaagcatggaCATAGGCATACACACATATAATTTAAACTGCTGAAGTGCGTGTAGTGGGACCGGTCAGAGCAGTGTACCATAGTGGGGTTCAGTGTTGTCTGTATGGTGCTGTGTAGCCTGTGCAAAGAACAGCAATATCCAGCAAAAGGGTTCTGTGCCTAGAGCTCATGGATGAGGGCTGCCATGGTTTTCAATATTCTGTAATCATACTCAGCCTAACTGAATTAGCCATGATCCATTCACTGAAATTGCTTTTGTTAAGTGTATGAAACAATGAGAGTTACTCCAAGCGGTGCATAACTGCTGTTGTTACATCGCCTAACCCTAGCCTAATTCTGCAATGTGAGGAAAATAAGAAAATAATTCACTTTGGCAAGTAGCATTTGTGGTATATTGGAATTCACTGTTTGTTGTCCAATGTCATCTTACCTTTCTCAGGGTAGCCGGTATAAAAACATTAGTGGAGACAGACTTTTACAAAAGCAGAAAGAATACAGTTTTATTTAGTGTGAGAGGAATTCATTAGTCATCATGTCGCTAAGGTCTTGTTTCCGCTAGTATTTACAGGTTGTTTTGTTCTGCTGGCAACACTTACTGAGAAACACTTACTGAGAAAACACCAAAACAACAATAACAGTCAAAAGTTTTCAACACGGTGAAAACCTGTTAACAGCACATAAAAACATAATACCAGCAAATATAAATAATAAGTGTAATGTTCATAAGAACAAGCAATTCCTAAAGCAAAATGTAGGATTTAAAATGAAATGTCATGTGCTTCTTACACTCAAGACATAAATGTACAAAAATGGCCCAAAAGTAGTTCTGGGCCAAAAGGAAGCACTACCATtatttaaaataatataattgaAATCACATATATTAGAATAAAGTAAACATACAAGGTATTATTTCACATTACAACATGAAGGGGCATCCAACGTTAACTACAGGTACTGTTATTTTGGGGTTGTCTCTTGGTACCTCTCTTTAGAAAATAACCCTTTGGATTGTTGCTATTCTGTTGCAAACAAGGGGTTAGTATTTCATGACATAAAGGCCAGTTTGAGATCTTACCCTCTGTAGACTCGAGAACTCATTCATGCATGCTGTTAATCACTCAATCTCAGGCAACTGTGTTTCTGTGATGGCATTTCAGAAAAGCCATAAACAGGGAGCAAAAATGTTACAACAACTATCTACAAATCAAACATTTTACACTGAATAtggtacactgagtgtacaaaacattaggaacaccttcctaatattaagttgcagccccttttgccctcagaacagcctcaattcgctggggcatggactacaaggtgtcgaaagcattcatTTGGTTTGAATGtgtgaagaactgcaacgctgctgggtttttcatgctcaacagtttcagtttcccgtgtgtatcatgaatggtccaccatccaaaggacatccattccacagggatgctggccaatgatgactccaatgattcccgcagttgtgtcaagttggctggatgtcctttggatggtggaccattcatgatacacacgggaaactgaaactgttgagcatgaaaaacccagcagcgttgcagttcttcacaCATTCAAACCAGGACGCCTGGCACCtagtaccataccccgttcaaaggcacttaaaatttttgtcttgcccattcatgtctcaattgtctcaaggcttaaaaatccttcttaaacctgtctcctacccttcatctacactgattgaagtgtatttaacaggtgacatcaataagggatcatcgctttcacctggtcagtctatgtcatggaaagagcaggtgttcctactgttttgtacactcagtgtatagacACATTTTGAATGTCAAACAATGAAGACAAATGTGAGGGCAGTGGTGCAGACTTTCAGTGTTGTGATGGCAAAACATTGGCAATATAATGACATTAATAGTCAAGATTATAACAATGAAAATAATGTATTATGTCTACTGAAGATACATACTTAATGACCTCAATTTTGGTTAATAGAAGATGATTATATCAAATCATTATGTAATATTGTCTTCTTATTCGCTATTCAGTTTTGAAATGTTCTGTGTTAAAGAGACAATGCTGAATCAACATAATAGTCAGTGCCATGGGAAAAAAATATTGAGGTTGATAAATCAATATAGTGTTGAGGGTATGTCACCAAagagctgtaatcaggtcagaaAGAAAATGTGTTGTACTTAATTCAACATCAATGTAGTACTGTAATACAGTGTCATACAGAGAGAAACAACTTAAATAATATTTTTCTCTTTCTTTAAAGTTTTGGTTTCAAAACTTTGGTCATTTTAATTTATAAAACATTTGTAGAAACATGTTTTCTGGACTGTATGCCCTTTGttatagatatacagtatattccaaTTACAACATAGGCAACTTATACGCGCATTctgtatgtcatttagcagagaaATGTATCCaaagagacttacagtcatgtgagcatacattttacgtatgcgGTTCAGTCGATACAAGAAATTGTAGGAAATATACCTCTAGGCCAATCACAGAATATGTCATTGATTATATATTGGATATTGTGTTACATCATGTAATTAATCTGTTTTAAACATGCCTGAGATGTAGATGGATGGACTAGCACTGGCACTCTGTACTGTTGATATCTTTACATCATAAAACCATTTCAGCGATAAGCCTCTAGATTTGAATACGGATTTGATTTATTCTCTTATCCAACCCTCCGAGTACTCAACATTGAAGTTATACACCACACGTTACCCCATAAAATCATCTGATTTCCATTCCTCCTTGGACCCTACAGGCCTTCCTGCATCTAGGCCAGACCAGAAGGGGATTCCATCGCCCCACTGCCTCCAACCCAGGTCTCCTCCGCTCTGTGGGTCTGCCGTTGGGGCCAAATCTGCACCAGAGCCCTCTGCTCCCGGTCTTTGTCAGGGCCGCGACAGGGTGGTGTAGACCGGCTGCTCCCAGTGCGTGGGGCTGTGTGACTGTGGCATGCTGGATGGGTCAGTGATGGCTGTGTACAGGGGCCTCTGTGTGGGCCCCATGTAGGAGAAGGCAGAGTACAGCCCTGAGGCCTGGCTGGAGTGGGCGTAGTAGGATCCCGAGGCCTGGTGGTCAGCATACTCTGCAAACTGGGCCCTGGAGGCCAGCGAGGGGAAAGCAGAGCTGTAGTGGGGCAGGCTGAGGGGAGTGTAGGTGACATGGGAACCCCCTGAGGATGCTTCAGCAAAGTGACCCCCCGAGCCGGCCTCACTCTTAATCTGGGCCTTGGAGGGGTCGGAGCCCAGAGGTGAGGCATGATGCTGCTGGTGCTGCTTGGATAGCCACGCTGCAGAGTGTCCACTGGCCACGGCCAGGGCAGAGGAGATACCGTAGGCATAGGGAGATGCAGAGGACCCTGCTGCTGCCGCAGACCCAGCACTCTGTCCAATCCCCGGGTGCCCATTGGGGGGCAGGTACTGGTCAAACTCGTTCACATCAAAGGGCTCCATGTTGGCCATCACCTCGTGGCTGATCTCACCGATGTCCACGTTTCCGAAATCAATGTGTGGTTTGCCTGACCCTGATCCAGAGCCACCCTCTGCTCCTACCCCCATTCCCCCACGGGAGCTCCCTGCTCCACCGCCCTCCCGCTTCCCATCGCCCGACTTCCCAGACTGGAGCTCCGTCTtgggggtggtgggtggtgtaGGAGGGCTGTGGCTCTGGCCTGTGGGGAGACACAAAGCAGAGTTATTGTCAGCCTGGCTTGTGGTATATTATTTAGAATGGGGATGTGTGACAAACTGCATCGATATGGCTGGTCAGACTCTGTGGCATACCTGCAGTATGTGGGTGGTGTCCATCAGCCAGAGGAGACCCCGCCCCCCTAACGTGGGCAGCCACGTCCAGGTGGAGGCTCTTGTAGTGCGATTGGCTGTGGCTGACTTCACCCTCAGAGTGGCCGTCAGCTTCAGAGCCGGAGCCGGGTTTGCCATTCTTGCGGCGGCGTGGCTGGTACTTGTACTCCGGGTAGTCCTTCTTGTGCTGCTTCCTCAGCCTCTCCGCCTCCTCGATGAAAGGCTTCTTATCACTCTCATTCAAGAGCCTATGAGGGAGAAAATCGTTTTTGAAATAACAATGATAGAACATTTTAATTTCAGTCAGGAgttcaagttcaaacccccgagctgacaaggtacaaatctgtcgttctgcccctgaacaggcagttaacccactgttcctaggccgtcattgaaaataagaatttgttcttaactgacttgcctagttaaataaaggtaaaataaaaaaattaaaaaactagAGGTGTTTTGTGCTGCTGATTTGATGCATGTGTCAAACTCTAATGCATTCAGCCATTCTGTTTGAATGAGGAAATTACAGTAGTCTGAGAACATTTAACAGCATGTATTTTGATAACATTATGACCGTTATGTGTGTGTTAAGATAACAGGGACACAGTGCTGGTTCCTTTGACACCTCCACATCCCAGAGGTCAATAACCCTGGCCAACTCCAATAGAAGAAGAATGACATTTTATTTACCAGGTGGTCTGTGTCAACTAGGACACATCACCTTTTATATTCAATCTACTAAGTATTCTAgtattttactttttttttaaatgtctaacTGGTGTAATGGCAACACACTCATACGAAATTATGCTATTCTCCGTGATTAGCAttaaaacatttttagaaaaCAACAATTGACAATATTTCTACTGTGGAGATTATTTCAACCGTCAGTTTTGCCTCTGAAACATTCATTTGATTTTCATCTCGTTCTAAATCGGATCCGCCATCTGCATCAGAAAACCTTCCCACACCAGGGGATTTTCGGCTGGACTGTAATGAAATGAAGACACAGGCTAAAGATGCATCCTGTGCACGTAACATAAATCCATATTACTGATGGTGGAGTCAGGGGGACTGGCATGAGAAAACACTGACCTTTGAGACTCCCAGTTCAGCATGTTTCTTGGTCAATTATACAATCAAGCACAGGCTCAAGGTCAAGTCTTTATCTAATTCATGTTGCCTCCTTATAAGGTTAATGAATTAGCCTCTC
This window contains:
- the LOC118384599 gene encoding DNA-directed RNA polymerases I, II, and III subunit RPABC2 isoform X2 yields the protein MSDNEGDFDDGDFDDAEEDEGLDDLENVEDDQENVKILPAGEGSQANQKRITTQYMTKYERARVLGTRALQIAMCAPVMVELEGETDPLQIAMKELKCRKIPIIIRRYLPDGSYEDWGCDELIITD
- the LOC118384599 gene encoding DNA-directed RNA polymerases I, II, and III subunit RPABC2 isoform X1; translated protein: MSDNEGDFDDGDFDDAEEDEGLDDLENVEDEDQENVKILPAGEGSQANQKRITTQYMTKYERARVLGTRALQIAMCAPVMVELEGETDPLQIAMKELKCRKIPIIIRRYLPDGSYEDWGCDELIITD
- the LOC118384601 gene encoding transcription factor Sox-10-like, whose product is MSGEEQSLSELEMSPGVSDDGHSLSPGHSSSAAGGGDSPLSGPQPQLPGIGDDALSDVAGGISIKSDEDDDRFPIGIREAVSQVLNGYDWTLVPMPVRVNSSSKSKPHVKRPMNAFMVWAQAARRKLADQYPHLHNAELSKTLGKLWRLLNESDKKPFIEEAERLRKQHKKDYPEYKYQPRRRKNGKPGSGSEADGHSEGEVSHSQSHYKSLHLDVAAHVRGAGSPLADGHHPHTAGQSHSPPTPPTTPKTELQSGKSGDGKREGGGAGSSRGGMGVGAEGGSGSGSGKPHIDFGNVDIGEISHEVMANMEPFDVNEFDQYLPPNGHPGIGQSAGSAAAAGSSASPYAYGISSALAVASGHSAAWLSKQHQQHHASPLGSDPSKAQIKSEAGSGGHFAEASSGGSHVTYTPLSLPHYSSAFPSLASRAQFAEYADHQASGSYYAHSSQASGLYSAFSYMGPTQRPLYTAITDPSSMPQSHSPTHWEQPVYTTLSRP